Genomic DNA from Acanthopagrus latus isolate v.2019 chromosome 2, fAcaLat1.1, whole genome shotgun sequence:
TTGATTACTGATCATTTTGAGACTGAATAAAAAGATTTTCTTAGCTATTGCAAGTCGTGTTGGTCAAGTTACTTGGAGATCACATTCCTGTGCCGGCTTGTTTTGTGCTTGCTAAGATTTGAGGTGGAGTTTTTCACTGTAGATAAAAGTTTTCTCCCCACGCAGAGTGTACAGCGGACGCTGATGTTTTTGTCACCTTTTACCGAGTCAAACTCAAAGTAATGTCCGTCCTTCCAAGCATTAAACGCTGCATGGTCCTGCTCTCTTCCGCGCTCCATGTTGTCTGTGTCATTGTTTACCACTGACGTCACGCCGCTCATAcatcattgtctttgtttttgcaatTGTAATCCCTTACTTTACCTGTTACTTGAAAAAAGTAATCGGATCACAGTAACGTTTTACTTCTCACGCGTTACTGTCCATCAGTGATTACaagcagtgtcagtgttttgtatCCCGCCCACAGGTATGGATTTGAAGGGGTGATCCTGTCCATCTACGGTATGAACCGCTCAGAGCTGGAGTGTCCGGGGAAGGTGTGTAAGTTCCAACAGCCCGAAGAGGTCCTGCAGTTATTGGACGTGGAAGACGCAAAGCTCTACATAGATTTCATTGTCCTGGGcattttcttcatcatcctTCGGCTGGCCACCTACGTTGTCCTCCGCTACAAGATCAAGTCCGAGCGATAGGTTTTGCTCGGCTCATCTTGCAGATCTCGAGGTCCTCCATAGTGTCAATCCAGACCTGGTCTCTTTCTGTGCACAGAACACAGCCTCTGTCATGTGggaatttcatttgatttgtcgCATTGCTGCTAAAAGGACAGATCATACATTCTGATCTGTTCTACTGCCAACAGCTGTGAGGGGCAGTGACTGACAATGCAGAGCAGTGAACAGCCATCTTATAAATCAGCATATACCTGTTTACCTCAGACATCAGGACGCAACTCCTGCACACAAAGCCAGGacacaggaggaggacacagagactCAGCCACGTTCAGCAGCAAATGCTCTACGTTTCATATTCCTGcaagacagaaatgttttgggaaCAAAGTGGATATGCCTGTTTATTCTACGCCGTGTGCTGCCATTCTCTGTGTTGGAGGGCTTAGACTTTAGTCCACAACACCGCCCAGAAGAAAGTCGTATCCAAACAGAGTGTTTACACTGCTCTATTAGTGAAAAAGCTGAGGACAGTTGGTTGCACAGGAGGAGCGTGATGTATTGTGAGCTGGATGAAGgcagtttgagtgtgtttttattgtcctataacagaattaaaaaccaaacagaacTGACAGATTGAAATCccaaaacatttactgtacttCCCGTGTATGAAATCAATCGTTGTTTGAGCTagatagttttttttaacatgttgatAGTTGTAAATTAAGCTTTGTCATGATTGCCTACCGAAATTTGGTATTTTTGGTACTTCCACAATATAATCTCAAATCTTTAAAATCATAGTCAAAATAGAATTGTTCAGCCTTTAACCATTTCCTATTGTACTGTATTATCTTTAGTATTATATAGATATGCAATTATATAAGTGTATTTAAGCAAAATAGATGAATTACTGTACTGTTATTCTTTTGTGTCCACACTACAGCCAGTAATGTCACGTGGAAACAACATGCTCATGTAGTCATGTTTGGTGCTATCACTATTATTTGAGTGACATAAAATCTGCATCTGGATTGCACATTACAAGTATTACAagctcacattttgttttcagtgtattGACAGTCTTTCTGTTGTGGTTTTACTGTTGTTTGAAACATATATTTTGGAGAACTTATTGCTGAACTGTACTGTACAGCTACTTGATATTCCATTAAACActgattcatttaaatgtatcatttattacctccaccaaggaggaTACGTTTTCAGCCATATCTGTTTCTTGGTTGGTTGGCTTGTCAGTaggattacacaaacactaCTGAGCATATTTCCATGacaggatggaggatgggtctcggcccagaataacattttggtgcagatccagaaaCGCTTCCTTTCTCTcattgtgagatttttttcaagatttttttgAATTTCTCATGGATCTCGCACAAAAATCAGATGTATTTAGGAGACTGGTACAAATGGGGACTGTTAGCAGACGCATTCACTCTGCTGAATGCCATTCTAGTTATTATTGTTAATGAAAACATACCTCCTCACAGCAGGGTTTAGGAGGAATCTGATGCCCAATCTTAACTGGCTCCATTTGACATGACAGACCTGTGGTTTTACTCTATTTCCATATGAAATCATCATCCTTTCTCATGCCAGCCCCCATGGGTAGACTGCTCATTTTAGCTGTAGCTTCAGCTGTAACTCTCTGTTGGTCAGTTAGCCCACAAAGATTTTCCCAACCACAGTTTTCACCCTAGAGGGGGCTTACATTTGGAGGTAGGGTGATTAAAAAttatcatttcaacattatttttccTTGACAGAAATATAACAAGCGTCGATGAATGTTTGATATAATTACTGTTAAGCACGTATGGAGCGTACACCAGAAGAGGGGGCACTAATCCACCTCAAACTCGAGGTGACACCCGTTAGCGGAAAGAGTTGCAATGTTGCAACGATAAACCGTGGGTATGTTTCACTTGCAGGCTCACATGCATTCTACCTCAAAGTTGAGAAATGTTCTGCTGTTCAGCAAGTGTTTCTCACGTTCTGACAATATATGATAGTTTAAACCCGTAACAAATGTCTGGTTTCTTCAACTTTGCTCGGCAATAAAAATGAGCCTGTAAAGAAGAAATAATGATCCAACATTTATTGTGAGACTCATCAATATAGACTGATGCGAACATTTTAGTCATAGTAATATTCAGCCACCCTGACCAGAGCAGATCTGAGGTTGTCTACTCAGATCTTGTGCAAGAATCCTAAGTCCTATATTTTATAAGTAATAGTCCACAAAAATGTATCCCTCCATCTGCCCAGAGAGCTGTGTCCACCCCACATCACTCTTTGTGAGGTTGTGAGCATGTGAATGCAGAAACCCATGGGTGCATGCATGTACATGGTTGTCTGAGGGCAGCTATTGTGAATTTGCACTTTTATCCATGATcccattatttcatttaaaacaacctACAAAGCTTATTACAACAGTTGAGAGTCAGAAGGTACATCAGCCGGAGCTACAGCTCCATCTTCATAATCATGGGTCCATAACGGTGCCTGCATTGCTGATGCAGCATCGGACCACCTGTCGTTTCCTCTTACTTTATCTCTCAGGGCAGCGAATTGCTTCCAAATTGAAGGGAGCGATCAACGGGTTTGCCACAGCCTCACAGCCGGTGGTGCTGCCTCTCATCCTTGGTGCTTTACATTCTGCACAAACTGCTCCACTGTGGGAGGTCCCGGTCTGATGAAGCCAGCAGAACTACATCATCAGCAAAACAGATCTAATCCTCACGCTTCCATGCAGTAGACTCTCCACATCTAAGagattctgtccatgaaaacTGCTAACAATCAGTGGCAAGGTGACATTTTTAATAGCCTGATCATGTCAGGTCTGCCTTGTGGAAGCATTCAGCCTGAATAAGCCATTGAGGTTCAAGCTTTTCAGTtagttgatcttttttttctccctgcttgAATACTCCTCTTTCATCGCAAATCAACACACAGTGTAGAAAATGTAAAGTAGTATGAGAGCATATGTAGAGATGGACTGAGTGGAAGTTTagcagaacattttcttttatttcagcacaATGAAATGCTCATTAATGATTTAATAAACAGTGATGACGATTACTGGCCATAAGCACCAAGAACAACTTTGGTGAGctgtaggaaaaaaagaaatcaaacaagaCTTCCAAATCTTGCATCAACAAAGGCTAAGGCTATTGCTCCCAACGAGCTTATTTCAAGCATGGATTGACAACAGCTAGAGAATATCCTCCTTGTGGAAATGAATCAGGAATGCCGCTATACTCAATTTAGAACATATATAACATACAAAAATATGCAAGCAGTCTTTTATGAAATGTCTTCCAAAGCTTCAGCCTGCTGTTGTTCAAAAATCAGAGCAAGCAGTCATTTGTGCAAATACCTGGTCTTTCATAACCCTCAACAATACTTTTGTACAGCATTGTTAAATGTTGCTGTATGaaaattgttgatttttttcatctagATTCATCTACAAAAACTTCTCTCCATGTGATGCTGTCTCTGTAATAGCATCTTCAAAACCAAAATTAGCTTGTAtatgtagatttttttaaacGTGGGTAAACCCATTAAAAATATACCAACAACTCTTCTCACAATTCCAAGAGGCTTTCTGTTATTAGTTGTTCTTATGGGTCACATGTATCATCGcgaatgtgacaaaaaaaacagggaacagtagaaGGCAGGAGGTTGGAGGAACTCTTCACTCTTTAAGCTGATAATCAGGTAAGAAAAAACTTGAttaatttcactcaaaacacacagtctACATTTGCCAGCAGATCTCTTTCGTTTCACTGGGTTGCTGAAGTAACATTCACTTTAATAGGtagtttattcagttaaaatGTCTTGTGTATGTCTTATTGATTGATTCCAAAAATGATCTATAAATATGTTCCCATAtgaaattaatataaaaattGAAGGATGACGCAATTCAAAAgtatttaaaatctggatgGTTATGTGGAGGAATTTTACCATCCTCAAGAAGGGTGCAAGGCTTCTGTGGGCTGTTTCAGGTTGAGGGGAAATGCTCCTGGTTTGCAGCTTGTTGTCCTGATTCACATCAAATGTCAGCTGGCCACTGGAGGACTGGACTGTCACTGTGCTTGAACCCTCCAGACTGAACACCAGAGTGGAGTAGAGAGCCAGAGCCTGAAGAGCCACCACTGTGtcctacaacacacacacacacacacacacacacacagacacacacacacacacacacacacacacagacacacacacacacacacacacacacacacacacacacaggaaagttGGACCTCAGTTATAGCAaatttgtttgtatgtgcattGTGTTTATGCTGACAACACACTTACCTTTTTCACTTGTTAAGCTTATTATCATCTacatcttcattttttaaattattgttcCAACTGGATTATTGTACCTGACCATGCGGCAACATCTGGGTGTAAAAACTGAAGCCAACAAGGAAGTtccaaaaactgcagttcctctaaTGGCCACTAGAGGCTGGCTACAAAAGGAGGTCAATCCCCATAAGGGCCCATGTTAAAATGCCCAACTTTCCAGCAGACACAAACTTCTTTACAGCCTGGTATAGACACAATCAGTCAGACTAACTATACGCTACAGTCCTATAGATAGATCATGTCAAGCCAGTCAATATTTATGTGGCCCCGGGGCCAACGTGTCAAAGGATAGATAATGTCAATGGCTACATTTGATTAGCACAGGCGATGAAGCAACTGTCCAATCAACCATTATTACCTCCAAAAGTACACTTACTTTgatatttccatgtttttgaACAAACTGTATGAAAGAATGTGACTATAATTAATGTTCGCTTGAATTACCACAAGACTCTTTGATCCTGTATTTCCCACACACAGCGGTTATCACTGTTTGCATGCAAGCTGTTGTGTGGACAACCTGCCTTGGAAAAACTCTTCAGTCAGCGCACATTTGAcagacgttagcatgctaacaggatAACCAGCACCATGACTCCTGTTAGCTGGTGTGTGCAGCTGATTAATGTCATTGCACTGACAGACTGAATTTATAAGTAATGAAGCCTCAATAACTGCATTTAGGAGGATGACTCACCTTGGTTTAATGCAACCTTGTCAAGCTGCTCCAGAAGGTGAGCACGGGTCTCCATGTCTCCTGCCAGGGTGAAGACATACGCCAGCAGTGCTGTGGTGTAGGTGTTGTTGAGGTCACTGATGGACTCATTGAGGCAAGACAAGCTCCTGTTCACTGCATGATGCTGTAAatgaagtttttttaaaaatatgaaaagaggTTGTTATCATTTCCACCAATAATGACAGTTTACAATGTTCATTTCATCAGCAGCCATGTAGAAATAATTCCACTCAGATGCAACAGATggtttgttgtggttgtgtgcaggtgtgtgggTTCAACATTTGTAGAAACTAGAAAGTGCAGACTGAGAAGAATAACCTACTGTGATTAAAAAGGCAAAGTGATGGAAACTAACTGgcatttacagtatatgtattTGTGACACGTGTatcaaaaacttaaaatatactgtaataaatgtcagaaaaatgttcacatcAGAAAGTCAGACATGATAATCCGTCTCTGGCTTCTCACCCATAAACACTACCTGTGTATGTTGGAACAGATTTCCATCCATTCAAGTGTTAAAATGAGTTAACAGGGCTACAGAAAATACTAGTTTGACCCAAATCAGTGAGGAAAGTTCTAacgttgtttttttgtacagtagGCATCTTCAGCAGTCCATCCAGGTTCCTCAGCGCTCGGCCCAGAATGTCGCCTgcacaaaatgaattaatatgaGGAGTTCTTTGTACACTGATCTCCTTTTTTACACTGAAATTACTTTAAATTGATTGTCTTGAAAGTAGTGGGTTAATCTATAAACTAATGGCAGTCATACGAAACAGTTGTCATAAAAATAGGCTATGTCAAATTTGAAGTTAGTGGGTTACAAAATGCACAGCCACGTGATGATCGCTAGACACTTTCATACGacttaaatcagttttatttttatagcccaagatcacagtcacattacctcagtgggctttacattGCAGTGCAGAAGGTAATTAACAAACACTGCGCAAGTGCTTAATCCTCAAAGAGGAGACATCATTAAGAAGATACAAACTTCAAAATAGTATAACATGGCATTAACGCTCCTGGTCCAAAGCAGACTGACCTTTAGGACAGAGCAGCCAGTTGTAGGCTTTTGTCATCTCACTTCCCTCAGCCTGAGAAGACAAGAGGTGGGAGATGAATTAACttgcacatgtgcatgtaaacacttGTTTATTATCATCAAATGTAAGGTTATTagctctgtgttttcctgctttaaGGTACTCACCTTTACTATGAGAGGTCGTGTGACCACATCAATGCGACCTCTCTCTGGCACGCTCACGATCTCATTGTCACACGACATGTGAGATGCCACAGCCTCAGCAGTTACTGACACATTCACAACCCCTAAAAAGATCCATTATCCATTACTGacatattcagtttttgttgtcaGAGTATCATAACTCTTTAAATTACAGGTTATACTAGAAATAATTCTGTTTTGGTCCTTCCTTCTTCCAATTTCAAATAACCCCTCCTCTCAAAGCCTCTACTTGGTGCTTCTGCCCAGTGGAAGAGACAAGGAATTAACTATATGGGTGAATTATATGTGAAAGGGACATTCGCCCCCCTCCAAGAACTGCGGGAGGAATATAATTTAAATTTTTCTCAAAAACCTTGTTACTAAAGCATTTCTCTGTGGAGAAGTTTTAGGTCTCTTATGTTTCCTCAGATCAGGGACTATGTGACACCACACATACAGGACTGCAGAACTGTAAGTCCAGACAAACATGCCAACCGTTTAAATAAGCAGGTGGATTCAGAGAACTGATCCTGTATCTACAATGTTCTGGAAAACATTAACCACTGAGATCAACAAACATGTGTGGGAGGATGAGCTGGGCCAAATATTTGCAAAGATAATTAGGACaaatgtttacagtaaatacaaacacaaactttgagCCACGACCTCTTCTCTGATGCTTcaattaaaaatatttgaaaatgtaataactcTATTTGGGATTCTATTTATCTCTTCGACCAACCCTAAGGTTGGTCATCAACACCAAACCAGCATATTTCAACAGCCTTAATATGTTTTATCTTCTCATTTTCACACGGATGTATTTTCACACCCTGGATTTGtcgtcgaagtgtccttgagcaagacactgaaccccaaatggCTCATGGTGTGCGGtgggcaccttgcatggcagcctctgccatcagtgactggcgacttgtccagggtgtaccctgccctcgcccagagacagctgggattggctccatcacaaaaaaatagaaaatggaaGATACTTTTAGATACTTTTAGAAAGTCCATCATCACTGTACACACATCGACGTGAAACTGATTCATCAGCAGAAATATTTGTGGACCTTCACCACATGCAAATTTACAGAAAAGGGCCCCGGTTGTACTATTGACCTGGAATCAACAGTAGAAGGTATAAACAGACTGGTTCAATATATATTAAAGGTCAAAGAGCAGTTTaagtcacattttgttcttcagTCCACTTTACCTGAGGGATTAATGTGGCTCACTGGGACACAAATTAAAACCTGCTCTATGATAACTCAGTATTAACTCAGCTGTGATTGAATGAGGTCTGAAATGGTGAACAGACATTTCAAACACTCACCAGCGTGCTGACTGGTCTGAACTTGGTGTCCAGTGTGATGACTCTGAAATGCACTGAGAGAAATGCAAAGAGATTACATGAAGTATCTATACCTTATTTAAAGCTGTGTTAGACATCATGATGGGCCGCTGAAATCAGTGTAGCTCATCAGTgcagagatgacatcatcattgtcaAAGTTTACTAAATGGACTGAGTTTAAAGCTCCTGTGTTAGCGGTGTACACACCAACATTCTGAGCAAAGCAGCTCACAGTAGCTAAAGTTATCACTTAGTTACTATAGTGATATGCAACCCCTTATTTGTTTAAAGTGTGAACTttacaggtggccaattcttacataatgcaccttttaaaaagGGACAGTTCCCCAAAAAATGGAATATCTGTCATAGTCTAGGCTagtgtcagacaaaacaaatctccagctacttcagttgtttaggagaatgctgcaatggtgttttgctgtgaagctccagaaatgttttgtggactacgaaacttcaacCGACTTCCCATTGGCATGTGGATCGGTAATGACTGACTTTTGGATGAACAGTTCATTTAAGATCTCACTTTAGCAAAGGCACAGTCTCATCAGTTCATCAGCAATACagtctcttttttctgtctttattaaaGTTAAGTTTCATGGGGATCTGAAACCAATACCAGCACGTACTGAGATAAAGCCCAGGAGATACAATAAATACTGTGCTTCTATCAAGAAAGACGCAGGTTAACAAGGATACATGAGTATCTTTGATAAAGAATTTTACTGTGATAGATTTTGGATCATCAGTTTCAAGTTACCTGTTTGTCCAGGGAGGTAAATTGGTTTATCAGTTTGGATGAATGTGACGGGTTGATAGATTTTGATCATGACTTTTCTGACTTCTTCTGAGTGAAACGTGGCGCCTTGTACCTCTACCTTGAAATTCTGCACCTCATCTTCCTGCACAAAAGGAGCCTGCAGAAATATAGAGAGCAGCCGAAAGAATCACTAactcacaaaaataaaacatcagcgTCATTGTATTGATTTGAACTCTTTCTTACTTATCTTTGGTAACTCACAGGTAAAAAGTaacatcaaactgtttttcatgTAGATCAGGGCTAAATATAAATGGTGTAAATCCTGGAGAAGCATTTAGGTTTCAAATATTTGAGGGAGAATTATTGTGGACTACATGAAACCAAGAGTGTGAAAAGCTGACCTGAAACTGCACACAGGTATGAAATTCTGTGCTGGTTGTCTCCTCAAAGAGGACCGTCCTCTTCTCTTGGGAGATCAGAGTGACGGTCATGACCAGAGTCTCACTGGGCTGCAGGAGACTCGCACAGAACTTGGTCTGAGCTCCAGCTTCAATTACTGCAGGAGTGGCTACCATGTACTGCCTGCAGCCACAGgaacatatacacatacagaaGATACATGATAAGAAAGAAAGTAGCTCCCATCATCAAATGATGGAAGTTACTGGACAGAAATGGTGATCAGCTGATAGCTCTGCTCATCTCTTCCCCCAAAGACATCTGGCCACAGCTCTGATGATACAACCACACAGATGATCAATGTTCTTGGACTGTGTGGTTCTGGTACCAGGTGCACTTATGCCTAAACATGATGTTAGTCATGGACTGTTTGTTcagattcatgtttttgtaCCAGTTTATTccatttcaaaaacagaaaatattacTGTCAAGTtgacacatttcactcaaaagAAATCAGGAGGGTCACGGTCAAAGCCTCTAagctaatgacaaaacaatgtgaaCTGGAAAGACAGGTAACTATTAACTGATCACCCTGTCAGAGTTCATGTAAAGTTACTGCTGCTCCATGAACATAACGTTAAGTTTAAGTTAAAATCGTGTTACTCA
This window encodes:
- the LOC119006698 gene encoding pregnancy zone protein isoform X2; this encodes MVATPAVIEAGAQTKFCASLLQPSETLVMTVTLISQEKRTVLFEETTSTEFHTCVQFQAPFVQEDEVQNFKVEVQGATFHSEEVRKVMIKIYQPVTFIQTDKPIYLPGQTVHFRVITLDTKFRPVSTLPIPAVSGRGQGTPWTSRQSLMAEAAMQGVVNVSVTAEAVASHMSCDNEIVSVPERGRIDVVTRPLIVKAEGSEMTKAYNWLLCPKGDILGRALRNLDGLLKMPTVQKNNHHAVNRSLSCLNESISDLNNTYTTALLAYVFTLAGDMETRAHLLEQLDKVALNQGHSGGSSGSGSLLHSGVQSGGFKHSDSPVLQWPADI
- the LOC119006698 gene encoding pregnancy zone protein isoform X1 is translated as MKANPFGQYMVATPAVIEAGAQTKFCASLLQPSETLVMTVTLISQEKRTVLFEETTSTEFHTCVQFQAPFVQEDEVQNFKVEVQGATFHSEEVRKVMIKIYQPVTFIQTDKPIYLPGQTVHFRVITLDTKFRPVSTLPIPAVSGRGQGTPWTSRQSLMAEAAMQGVVNVSVTAEAVASHMSCDNEIVSVPERGRIDVVTRPLIVKAEGSEMTKAYNWLLCPKGDILGRALRNLDGLLKMPTHHAVNRSLSCLNESISDLNNTYTTALLAYVFTLAGDMETRAHLLEQLDKVALNQGHSGGSSGSGSLLHSGVQSGGFKHSDSPVLQWPADI